One part of the Sorangiineae bacterium MSr11954 genome encodes these proteins:
- a CDS encoding PLP-dependent aminotransferase family protein: MSQDVGLSVDPRREEPIYRQIFDQVVARIQTHAFPPGFKLPPTRVLARTLSTHRNTVARAYADLEAAGFVCSTVGRGTFVEEQTADPARAPGNRPRPSQPAPTTMAWSSLLSRASRVDIVGRAERMARFSEGRDIINLARMQPSVDLLPDDLMRRCIERVMNDLGPRSMSYAPPEGVRRLREQIALDLNARGVPATMEDILVTSGSQQGLDLVARALINPGETMLVNSYTYSGAIEIFSVAGARLIGVPNDAEGPDLHALERFARADVKGLYLMPNGHNPTGLTISTERRHKLVRWSHATGIPLIEDDFGAGLSLDAQPLPPPLRALDGDVIHLSTFSKRLIPALRVGFVVCPRPIRTVMRSLKRVSDLGTSTLMQNALAEFMERGYLRAHMNRLLPEYQLRRNVLEASLRAALPPEIRWNTPFHGVVLWLRLPRTMDADRVAEEAYRHGVMVSPSSLYSVEAEPEPALRATFCSEPPDRLAEGAKRLGKAFKSVMAQQTRSSDGRPHDAVVEVV; the protein is encoded by the coding sequence TTGAGCCAAGATGTCGGCCTGAGTGTGGACCCTCGGCGTGAGGAGCCCATCTATCGTCAGATCTTCGATCAGGTGGTGGCGCGCATCCAGACGCACGCCTTTCCCCCTGGGTTCAAGCTGCCGCCCACCCGCGTACTGGCGCGCACCTTGTCCACGCATCGAAACACGGTGGCGCGCGCCTACGCCGATCTCGAGGCGGCGGGCTTCGTCTGCTCCACCGTCGGACGCGGCACCTTCGTGGAGGAGCAGACGGCGGATCCCGCCAGGGCGCCCGGCAACCGTCCGCGCCCGAGCCAGCCGGCGCCGACCACCATGGCGTGGTCGTCCCTCCTTTCGCGCGCATCACGGGTCGACATCGTAGGCCGCGCGGAGCGCATGGCGCGGTTCAGCGAGGGGCGCGACATCATCAACTTGGCGCGCATGCAGCCGTCGGTGGATCTGCTGCCCGACGATTTGATGCGGCGGTGCATCGAGCGCGTGATGAACGATTTGGGACCGCGCTCCATGAGCTACGCGCCGCCGGAGGGCGTGCGCCGCCTTCGCGAGCAGATCGCGCTCGATCTGAACGCGCGCGGCGTGCCGGCGACCATGGAGGACATCCTGGTCACCTCCGGCAGCCAGCAGGGGCTCGATCTGGTGGCGCGGGCGCTCATCAACCCGGGCGAGACGATGCTGGTCAACAGCTACACGTACTCGGGCGCCATCGAGATCTTCTCCGTGGCCGGCGCGCGCCTCATCGGGGTGCCGAACGACGCCGAGGGGCCCGATCTGCACGCGCTGGAACGCTTCGCGCGCGCCGACGTGAAGGGGCTCTACTTGATGCCCAACGGCCACAACCCCACGGGCCTCACCATTTCGACCGAGCGGCGCCACAAGCTGGTGCGGTGGTCGCACGCGACGGGCATCCCGCTGATCGAGGACGACTTCGGCGCCGGGTTGAGCCTGGACGCGCAGCCCTTGCCCCCACCGCTGCGCGCGCTCGACGGCGACGTGATCCACCTCTCCACCTTCAGCAAGCGGCTCATCCCCGCGCTCCGCGTGGGGTTCGTGGTCTGTCCGCGGCCGATCCGCACGGTCATGCGCTCGCTCAAACGCGTGAGCGATCTGGGCACCTCGACCCTCATGCAAAACGCGCTGGCGGAGTTCATGGAGCGCGGCTACCTGCGCGCGCACATGAACCGTCTGCTCCCCGAGTACCAGCTGCGACGCAATGTGCTCGAGGCCTCCTTGCGCGCCGCGCTCCCCCCCGAGATCCGTTGGAACACGCCCTTTCATGGTGTGGTCCTCTGGCTGCGGCTCCCGCGCACGATGGACGCCGATCGGGTCGCGGAGGAAGCGTACCGCCATGGTGTGATGGTCTCTCCGAGCTCCCTCTACTCGGTGGAGGCGGAGCCCGAGCCCGCGCTGCGCGCGACCTTCTGCTCGGAGCCGCCGGACCGGCTGGCGGAGGGCGCGAAGAGGCTGGGGAAAGCGTTCAAGTCGGTGATGGCACAACAAACCCGTTCATCCGACGGCCGTCCGCACGACGCCGTCGTCGAAGTCGTATGA
- a CDS encoding glutaredoxin family protein, with protein MKGRAERITALLAACCILLPSAGCSRKRTGNETAAASAGDNGAAPFTVTDASDGLLFTWIDEHGDFHVEQKAADVPLVGRDSVRVVDPTREEGTHPERIFVADLRTTQPDGSYLVKTMTKPQFDELAVARRKGKTALLEPTDAAAAAADPRLAKGGGSSAEPGDPNARPAVIIYGAEWCGACHQAAAYLRSKGIPYVEKDIEADRGAAREMQGKLAKAGLGHGSIPVLDVRGKVMVGFNPRVVDEALGAAM; from the coding sequence ATGAAGGGTCGTGCCGAACGGATCACCGCGCTATTGGCTGCATGTTGCATCCTTTTGCCCTCCGCCGGGTGCAGCCGCAAACGCACCGGAAACGAAACGGCGGCGGCCTCCGCCGGCGACAACGGCGCCGCGCCCTTCACGGTGACCGACGCGAGCGACGGCCTTCTGTTCACCTGGATCGACGAGCACGGCGACTTCCACGTGGAGCAAAAAGCCGCCGACGTGCCCCTGGTGGGCCGCGACAGCGTGCGCGTGGTCGACCCCACGCGCGAAGAGGGCACGCACCCCGAGCGCATCTTCGTGGCCGACCTCCGCACCACGCAACCCGACGGTTCCTACTTGGTCAAGACCATGACCAAGCCGCAGTTCGACGAGCTGGCCGTGGCCCGGCGCAAAGGCAAAACGGCGCTCCTCGAGCCCACCGACGCCGCGGCTGCCGCTGCCGATCCGCGGCTGGCCAAAGGGGGCGGCTCCAGCGCGGAGCCGGGGGATCCGAACGCGCGGCCGGCCGTCATCATTTACGGGGCCGAATGGTGCGGGGCGTGCCATCAAGCGGCGGCTTACCTTCGTAGCAAGGGGATTCCTTATGTCGAGAAGGACATCGAGGCTGACCGCGGTGCTGCGCGCGAGATGCAGGGCAAGCTGGCCAAGGCGGGGCTCGGTCATGGATCCATTCCCGTCCTCGACGTGCGTGGCAAGGTGATGGTCGGATTCAATCCGCGGGTCGTCGACGAAGCGCTGGGCGCGGCCATGTGA
- the pdxT gene encoding pyridoxal 5'-phosphate synthase glutaminase subunit PdxT, translating to MRIGILALQGAFEKHAEVARSLGHEAVLVRSKADFEDLDGLILPGGESTVQLKLIDRFDLEWSLTRFAAAGKPILATCAGLILVARTVTQPEQRSFGFIDVHVARNAWGRQIDSFEAKADEGNLPLVFIRAPRILEVGEDVEVLARFRGEPVLVRQGNVTCATFHPELTNDPHVYRLAFRRSSAKGLPGFAPLGAGASAPHA from the coding sequence ATGCGAATCGGGATCTTGGCCTTACAAGGCGCGTTCGAGAAGCACGCCGAGGTCGCGCGCAGCCTCGGGCACGAAGCCGTCTTGGTGCGAAGCAAGGCCGACTTCGAAGATCTGGACGGGCTGATTCTTCCGGGCGGAGAGAGCACCGTTCAACTCAAATTGATCGACCGATTCGATCTGGAGTGGTCCCTCACCCGCTTCGCGGCGGCCGGAAAGCCGATCCTCGCCACCTGCGCGGGTCTCATTCTGGTCGCCCGCACCGTGACGCAGCCGGAGCAGCGCAGCTTCGGGTTCATCGACGTGCACGTGGCCCGCAACGCGTGGGGCCGCCAAATCGACAGCTTCGAGGCCAAGGCCGACGAGGGGAACCTTCCGCTCGTCTTCATCCGCGCGCCGCGCATCCTCGAGGTGGGCGAAGACGTGGAAGTGCTGGCGCGCTTCCGCGGCGAGCCGGTGCTCGTCCGCCAGGGCAACGTCACCTGCGCCACCTTCCACCCCGAGCTGACGAACGATCCCCATGTCTACCGCCTCGCCTTCCGCAGAAGCTCCGCCAAGGGGCTCCCCGGATTTGCGCCGCTCGGCGCAGGTGCTTCCGCGCCCCACGCTTGA
- a CDS encoding FliI/YscN family ATPase, translated as MAATPTVRATGRVLGVTGLALRFTLPGVRVGDVVEVRRRGAPLPCEVVGFAEGEVIAMPLGALTGVGPDDEVEATGLVSGVRAHPSLLGRVVDGLGRPLDGGDAIPGDEWIPVDRDPPPALERRRVHVPIPTGVRVLDGLLTLGEGQRMGLFAGSGVGKSALLGAVARGAAADVVVVGLVGERGREVGEFLDHALGDEGRARSVVVVATSDVSALERLRSAQVATAYAEYFRDQGARVMLLVDSITRFARAQREVGLAAGEPPARRGYPPSVFAMLPRLLERAGQAARGSITAIYTILVEGGDMDEPIADEARGILDGHVVLDRTIAARGHYPAVDVTGSLSRVMDSIVTPEHRDAARRLRAMVAVHEAKRDLVTLGAYAKGTDRELDEALLHMPRIEQFLKQDPREKTPFEDTLTRLRRAVLG; from the coding sequence CTGGCCGCGACGCCCACGGTGAGGGCCACGGGGCGGGTGCTGGGGGTCACGGGGCTGGCGCTGCGGTTTACGTTGCCCGGGGTCCGCGTGGGCGACGTGGTGGAGGTGCGGAGACGCGGTGCGCCATTGCCTTGCGAGGTGGTCGGCTTTGCCGAGGGCGAAGTGATCGCGATGCCCCTTGGAGCGCTCACCGGTGTCGGACCCGACGACGAAGTGGAGGCGACCGGGCTCGTGTCCGGGGTGCGCGCGCACCCGTCGCTGCTCGGTCGCGTGGTCGATGGCTTGGGGCGCCCGCTCGATGGCGGCGATGCGATCCCGGGCGACGAATGGATCCCGGTGGATCGCGATCCACCTCCGGCGCTCGAGCGACGGCGGGTGCATGTGCCCATCCCCACGGGCGTGCGCGTCCTCGATGGCTTGCTCACCCTTGGCGAGGGGCAGCGCATGGGGCTCTTTGCCGGCTCGGGGGTCGGCAAGAGCGCGCTGCTCGGGGCGGTCGCGCGCGGCGCGGCGGCCGATGTGGTGGTCGTCGGATTGGTGGGCGAGCGCGGCCGCGAGGTCGGTGAGTTCCTCGACCACGCTCTCGGCGACGAGGGGCGCGCGCGCAGCGTCGTGGTGGTCGCCACCAGCGACGTCTCGGCCCTCGAGCGCCTTCGCTCCGCGCAAGTGGCCACGGCGTACGCCGAGTACTTTCGCGATCAGGGCGCGCGCGTCATGCTCCTCGTCGACTCCATCACCCGCTTTGCGCGCGCGCAGCGCGAGGTGGGGCTCGCGGCCGGTGAGCCCCCCGCCCGGCGCGGCTATCCGCCCAGCGTCTTTGCCATGCTCCCGCGCCTCCTCGAGCGGGCCGGCCAAGCCGCGCGCGGCTCGATCACGGCCATCTACACCATCCTGGTCGAGGGGGGCGACATGGACGAGCCCATCGCCGACGAGGCGCGCGGCATCCTCGACGGTCACGTCGTGCTCGATCGCACCATCGCAGCCCGCGGGCATTATCCTGCGGTCGACGTCACGGGCTCCCTCTCGCGCGTGATGGATAGCATCGTCACCCCCGAGCACCGCGACGCAGCACGACGCCTGCGCGCCATGGTGGCGGTGCACGAGGCCAAGCGCGATCTGGTTACGCTCGGCGCCTACGCCAAGGGAACCGATCGCGAGCTCGACGAGGCGCTCCTGCACATGCCGCGCATCGAGCAATTTTTGAAGCAGGATCCGAGGGAAAAAACGCCCTTCGAGGACACGCTCACCCGCCTGCGCCGCGCTGTCCTTGGCTGA
- the pdxS gene encoding pyridoxal 5'-phosphate synthase lyase subunit PdxS, with protein sequence MKKATNTTKLGLSEMLKGGVIMDVVNAEQAKIAEDAGACAVMALERVPAQIRAEGGVSRASDPAMIQSIQKAVSIPVMAKCRIGHFAEARILEALGVDFIDESEVLTMADEEFHIEKASFRVPFVCGCRDLGEALRRITEGASLLRTKGEAGTGDVVEAVRHLRKLRSQIRRITVLEHDELVAEGKTLGAPYELLVKIKETGKLPVPNFAAGGIATPADAALCMALGAEALFVGSGIFLSEDAPKRARAIVTAATYWQDPAKLAEISTGLGQPMRSVQVATLPSNERFAARGM encoded by the coding sequence ATGAAAAAGGCTACCAACACGACGAAGCTGGGTCTCTCCGAAATGCTCAAGGGCGGCGTGATCATGGACGTGGTCAACGCCGAGCAGGCGAAGATCGCGGAGGACGCCGGCGCGTGCGCCGTGATGGCGCTCGAGCGTGTCCCTGCCCAGATTCGAGCCGAGGGAGGCGTGTCGCGCGCCTCCGATCCGGCGATGATTCAGTCGATTCAAAAGGCGGTGAGCATCCCGGTCATGGCCAAGTGCCGCATCGGGCACTTCGCAGAGGCTCGCATCTTGGAAGCGCTGGGCGTCGACTTCATCGACGAGAGCGAAGTGCTGACCATGGCGGACGAGGAGTTCCACATCGAGAAGGCGTCCTTCCGGGTGCCCTTCGTCTGCGGATGTCGCGATCTGGGCGAGGCGCTCCGCCGCATCACCGAGGGCGCATCGCTCTTGCGCACCAAGGGCGAGGCGGGGACGGGCGACGTGGTGGAGGCCGTGCGCCACCTCCGCAAGCTGCGCTCCCAGATCCGCCGCATCACGGTGCTGGAGCACGACGAGCTGGTGGCCGAGGGCAAGACCTTGGGCGCGCCCTACGAGCTGTTGGTGAAGATCAAGGAGACCGGCAAATTGCCCGTCCCCAACTTCGCGGCCGGCGGGATCGCCACCCCGGCGGACGCCGCCCTGTGCATGGCGCTCGGCGCCGAGGCGCTGTTCGTGGGCAGCGGCATCTTCCTGAGCGAGGACGCGCCCAAGCGCGCGCGCGCCATCGTCACCGCCGCCACCTACTGGCAAGATCCGGCCAAGCTCGCGGAGATCAGCACCGGGCTCGGTCAACCGATGCGCTCCGTGCAGGTGGCGACCTTGCCATCGAACGAGCGCTTCGCCGCGCGCGGGATGTGA
- a CDS encoding DMT family transporter, with translation MSSQTRGYAYLSLAMVGVGSTVIASKVIASGLSPFTATALRFAVAFPLFLGLMRLTGTPWPRPGWRDTVLLVLQAAAGSVGYTTLLISGLRWTSAADAGVIIGTLPIVSGAISIVVLGERPRRSLLMAIALAAIGVLVITFRTDSGDGAGGAGRAGHAWIGNALIFGAVVCEGLFILLNKRLRADIPPLSLSTIMTGVGLVVAALFALFERPWATSMTTGSLAAVFYYALVPTVGGFLLWYAGSSRVSGAQASLFTALAPVSAVLFAFVVLGEPIGVNQMIGIGCVLVAVLGFGSPKKSSPALAR, from the coding sequence ATGTCGAGCCAGACACGAGGGTATGCGTATTTGTCGTTGGCGATGGTGGGCGTGGGGAGCACGGTCATCGCGAGCAAGGTCATCGCATCGGGGCTCTCGCCGTTTACGGCGACGGCGCTTCGGTTCGCGGTGGCGTTCCCGCTCTTTCTGGGGCTGATGCGCCTCACCGGAACCCCGTGGCCAAGGCCGGGATGGCGGGACACGGTGCTTCTCGTCCTGCAAGCGGCGGCGGGCAGCGTAGGCTACACGACCCTGCTCATCTCGGGCCTGCGCTGGACGTCGGCCGCCGATGCAGGTGTCATCATCGGGACCTTGCCCATCGTCTCCGGCGCCATTTCCATCGTCGTTCTGGGCGAACGCCCCCGACGTTCGCTGCTGATGGCCATCGCGCTGGCCGCCATCGGCGTTCTCGTCATCACGTTTCGCACCGATTCGGGCGATGGCGCCGGCGGCGCGGGCCGCGCTGGCCATGCGTGGATTGGCAATGCGCTGATCTTCGGCGCCGTCGTCTGCGAGGGCCTGTTCATCTTGCTGAACAAGCGCCTTCGCGCGGATATCCCGCCGCTCTCACTCTCCACCATCATGACCGGCGTCGGCCTGGTGGTGGCCGCCCTCTTCGCCCTCTTCGAGAGGCCCTGGGCTACGTCGATGACGACCGGCTCGCTCGCGGCGGTCTTCTACTATGCGCTCGTCCCCACGGTGGGCGGCTTTCTGCTCTGGTATGCAGGATCCTCGCGGGTGAGCGGCGCGCAAGCTTCCTTGTTTACCGCCTTGGCGCCGGTTTCGGCCGTGCTCTTTGCGTTCGTCGTGTTGGGGGAGCCCATCGGTGTGAACCAGATGATTGGCATCGGGTGCGTGCTGGTGGCGGTTCTTGGCTTCGGTTCGCCGAAGAAGTCCAGCCCTGCGCTGGCGAGGTGA
- a CDS encoding ATP-binding cassette domain-containing protein produces MTVLQVADLRFGYADDVLFENVTFSLALGERASLVAPNGAGKSTLLRLIAREIEPDQGTTVIRKDATFGYYRQSHELPPEGDVMEAFLSAFQDIVQLRHQLTEAQHGAASGDARALAHLAEVTDRYHVARGDELEREVAMLAHKLGFTDADLARPVASLSGGERGRLQLGVVLAQKPDLLLIDEPTNHLDLDTIAWLENYLIGYRGAVLVVSHDRAFLDRTCPRTLELGTRGLRDYPLKYSDYAVAREEDLARERALTERQQAMIDKTEDFIRRNIAGQKTKQAQSRRKMLDKLERIERPEDVWQVAERIAFRFVPANRTGDIVLDAKGLAAERGGRPLFSGVDLLVRRGERIGIVGPNGSGKTTLLKILAARGAEADRGDVKRGTNLQEGFFDQHLGEVDPSRTAVEEVRRVRGDFTVEAARQYLARFRFWGDQPLRTVSGFSGGERSRLALAKLLLEPRNLLFLDEPTNHLDIPAAEILEEALVAFEGTVILVSHDRRFLETVTTRIVSVRDGQVEIYQGGFYDYAAHVAQLAEEQAAREKAAKEKSAKEQAQATKQKAAPAPEPQGGRQSFEAQRQATRERERRKRRLEELEKSIAAAEKNLTEMRAQLREDPAGDWAKLAERAKAEQALSKKVDQMMSEWASLSEEAS; encoded by the coding sequence ATGACCGTGCTCCAAGTCGCGGACCTCCGTTTTGGATACGCCGACGACGTCTTGTTCGAAAACGTGACCTTCAGCCTTGCCCTTGGCGAACGCGCCTCCCTGGTGGCCCCGAACGGCGCCGGAAAATCGACGCTTTTGCGCCTCATTGCCCGCGAGATCGAGCCCGACCAGGGCACCACGGTCATCCGCAAAGATGCCACCTTCGGCTACTACCGGCAGTCGCACGAGCTCCCCCCCGAGGGGGACGTGATGGAGGCGTTCCTCTCGGCCTTCCAAGACATCGTCCAGCTTCGCCACCAGCTCACCGAGGCCCAACACGGCGCCGCCTCCGGCGATGCGCGCGCGCTCGCCCACCTGGCCGAGGTCACCGACCGCTACCACGTCGCCCGAGGAGACGAGCTCGAGCGTGAAGTCGCCATGCTCGCCCACAAGCTCGGCTTCACCGATGCCGATCTGGCGCGCCCGGTGGCGTCGCTCTCGGGCGGTGAGCGCGGACGGCTCCAGCTCGGCGTGGTCCTCGCGCAAAAGCCGGATTTGCTGCTGATCGACGAGCCCACGAACCACCTCGATCTCGACACCATCGCCTGGCTCGAGAACTACTTGATCGGCTACCGCGGCGCCGTCCTCGTGGTCTCGCACGACCGCGCCTTCCTCGATCGCACCTGTCCTCGCACATTGGAGCTGGGCACGCGGGGCCTGCGCGACTACCCGCTCAAGTACAGCGATTACGCGGTCGCCCGCGAGGAAGATCTGGCGCGCGAGCGGGCGCTCACCGAGCGGCAGCAGGCGATGATCGACAAGACGGAAGATTTCATCCGCCGCAACATCGCCGGGCAAAAGACCAAGCAGGCGCAGAGCCGGCGCAAGATGCTCGACAAGCTCGAACGCATCGAGCGGCCCGAGGACGTATGGCAGGTGGCCGAGCGCATCGCCTTTCGCTTCGTGCCCGCCAACCGCACCGGCGACATCGTGCTCGACGCCAAGGGCCTCGCGGCCGAGCGCGGCGGCCGCCCGCTCTTCTCCGGGGTCGATCTGCTCGTGCGGCGCGGGGAGCGCATCGGCATCGTCGGCCCCAACGGCTCGGGAAAGACCACGCTCCTCAAGATCCTGGCCGCGCGCGGCGCCGAGGCCGATCGCGGCGACGTCAAACGCGGCACGAACCTGCAAGAGGGCTTCTTCGATCAGCACCTGGGCGAGGTCGACCCCTCGCGCACCGCCGTCGAAGAGGTCCGCCGCGTGCGGGGCGACTTCACGGTGGAGGCCGCGCGCCAATACCTCGCGCGCTTCCGTTTCTGGGGCGATCAACCGCTCCGCACCGTCTCGGGCTTCTCCGGCGGTGAGCGCTCGCGCCTGGCCCTGGCCAAGCTCCTGCTCGAGCCGCGAAACCTGCTCTTCTTGGACGAGCCGACGAACCACCTCGACATCCCGGCGGCCGAGATCCTGGAGGAGGCCCTGGTCGCCTTCGAGGGCACCGTGATCCTGGTCTCCCACGACCGCCGCTTCCTCGAGACGGTCACCACCCGCATCGTCTCCGTGCGCGACGGGCAGGTGGAGATTTACCAGGGCGGCTTCTACGACTACGCGGCGCACGTCGCGCAGCTGGCCGAGGAGCAAGCCGCCAGAGAGAAGGCGGCGAAGGAGAAATCCGCCAAGGAGCAGGCGCAGGCGACCAAGCAAAAGGCCGCGCCCGCGCCGGAGCCCCAAGGCGGGCGCCAGTCGTTCGAGGCCCAGCGCCAGGCGACGCGCGAGCGCGAGCGCCGCAAGCGCCGGCTCGAGGAGCTGGAAAAGAGCATCGCCGCCGCCGAGAAGAACCTCACGGAAATGCGGGCCCAGCTCCGCGAAGATCCGGCCGGGGATTGGGCAAAGCTGGCCGAACGGGCCAAGGCGGAGCAAGCTCTGAGCAAGAAGGTGGATCAGATGATGAGCGAGTGGGCCAGCCTGTCCGAGGAAGCGTCATGA
- the rsmI gene encoding 16S rRNA (cytidine(1402)-2'-O)-methyltransferase, protein MSGRLYIVATPIGNLEDITARALRILGACPRIAAEDTRRTRALLTHFGIAPRSLESLHAHSNDREIARLVDALTAGEDVAFVTDAGTPLISDPGDALVRAATFAGITVIPVPGPSAVLAALMASGLVGGAFRFLGFLPRDGSARREALAKVCDTPETVVLFEAPNRTAVTLRELADATPDRAACIARELTKLHEEMVRGTLRELASLEREWMGEVVLVLGPHEVAARAESIDDAAIDERIDVALAQGEHSRAIAERLAAWSGRPKREMYGRVIARKQKLES, encoded by the coding sequence ATGAGCGGCCGACTCTACATCGTCGCTACCCCCATCGGAAATCTCGAGGACATCACTGCGCGGGCGCTGCGCATTCTCGGCGCGTGCCCGCGCATCGCCGCGGAGGACACGCGCCGCACGCGCGCCTTGCTCACGCACTTCGGCATCGCGCCGCGATCGCTGGAGTCGCTGCACGCGCACTCGAACGATCGGGAGATCGCGCGCTTGGTCGATGCGCTCACGGCGGGTGAAGACGTCGCCTTCGTGACCGACGCCGGCACCCCGCTCATCAGCGATCCGGGCGACGCGCTGGTGCGCGCGGCCACCTTCGCGGGCATCACGGTGATCCCGGTGCCGGGGCCCAGCGCGGTGCTGGCGGCGTTGATGGCCAGCGGCTTGGTCGGGGGTGCGTTTCGCTTCTTGGGCTTTCTTCCGCGCGATGGCTCCGCGCGCCGCGAGGCCCTGGCCAAGGTCTGCGACACGCCGGAGACGGTGGTGCTCTTCGAGGCGCCGAACCGCACCGCCGTCACCTTGCGCGAGCTCGCCGACGCCACCCCCGATCGCGCAGCGTGCATCGCGCGCGAGCTCACCAAGCTCCACGAGGAGATGGTGCGCGGCACGCTCCGCGAGCTCGCCTCGCTCGAACGCGAGTGGATGGGCGAGGTGGTCCTGGTGCTCGGTCCGCACGAAGTCGCCGCGCGCGCCGAGTCGATCGACGACGCGGCCATCGACGAGCGCATCGACGTGGCGCTCGCCCAAGGGGAGCACTCGCGCGCCATCGCCGAACGGCTCGCCGCGTGGAGTGGCAGGCCCAAGCGCGAAATGTATGGTCGTGTGATCGCACGTAAGCAGAAATTAGAGTCCTAA
- a CDS encoding AraC family transcriptional regulator, with amino-acid sequence MSASQFKMLPCAMVGVQAVEAETRHTFQRHTHEQFGVGVIERGAQKSHSGRGMVEAGPGDTITVNPGEVHDGVPLGDGGRAWRILYFNPSWVAEVAGDIREGRAGDCEFSRPVIRDARIAKRFRRLFSAVTREGAVEPSLRMEELSQMLLADVLCEQDVSTGALGLRREAQAVPEAIARARSFIDDDPTGAISLSDLARETGLTRFQIIKGFVRATGLTPHAYIVQQRIHEARRLMADGMPLAEAADASGFADQSHMTRVFVRKYGVSPRIYADAMAGRLRAARR; translated from the coding sequence ATGTCCGCGTCCCAGTTCAAGATGCTTCCGTGCGCGATGGTTGGCGTGCAGGCCGTGGAGGCCGAGACGCGGCATACGTTCCAGAGGCATACGCACGAGCAGTTCGGGGTGGGGGTCATCGAGCGCGGCGCGCAGAAGTCGCATAGTGGGCGGGGGATGGTCGAAGCCGGTCCTGGCGATACGATCACCGTCAACCCGGGTGAGGTCCACGATGGCGTACCGCTCGGTGATGGCGGGCGCGCCTGGCGGATCCTGTATTTCAATCCATCGTGGGTCGCGGAAGTTGCGGGGGATATCCGCGAGGGCAGGGCGGGCGATTGCGAGTTTTCTCGTCCGGTCATTCGCGATGCGCGGATCGCCAAGCGTTTTCGGAGGCTGTTCTCCGCGGTGACCCGGGAGGGGGCGGTCGAACCCAGTCTTCGGATGGAAGAGCTGTCGCAGATGCTCTTGGCGGACGTGCTCTGCGAGCAAGATGTGTCGACCGGGGCGCTGGGGCTCCGTCGGGAGGCGCAGGCGGTTCCCGAGGCGATCGCGCGAGCTCGAAGCTTCATCGACGACGATCCCACGGGGGCGATTTCGCTCTCCGATCTGGCGCGGGAGACGGGGCTCACCCGCTTTCAGATCATCAAAGGGTTCGTACGGGCCACGGGGCTTACGCCGCACGCGTACATCGTTCAGCAGCGGATTCATGAAGCGCGCCGGCTCATGGCCGATGGGATGCCGCTGGCGGAGGCTGCCGATGCGAGCGGCTTCGCCGATCAAAGCCATATGACCCGCGTCTTCGTTCGGAAATATGGCGTTTCGCCGCGCATCTATGCGGACGCCATGGCGGGGCGTCTCCGCGCTGCGCGGCGTTGA